One segment of Bradyrhizobium sp. WD16 DNA contains the following:
- the efp gene encoding elongation factor P — MRVIASSIRKGNVIDMDGKLYVVLSAENIHPGKGTPVSQIEMRRISDGVKVSERFKTTDQVERATIEDRDYNYLYEDGDGFHFMNAETYDQVQVSKDIVGNSAPYLQENMTVKLSMHDGNPIAITLPQRTTLEVVETEPVTKGQTASSSYKPAILSNGVRTAVPPHIGIGTRIVVMTEDGSYVERAKD, encoded by the coding sequence GTGAGAGTCATCGCCAGTTCTATTCGCAAGGGCAACGTCATCGATATGGATGGCAAGCTATATGTGGTTCTGAGCGCCGAGAACATCCATCCCGGCAAGGGAACCCCGGTCAGCCAGATCGAAATGCGGCGCATCAGCGACGGCGTGAAGGTCTCCGAGCGCTTCAAGACCACCGACCAGGTCGAGCGCGCGACCATCGAGGACCGCGACTATAACTACCTTTACGAAGATGGCGACGGCTTCCATTTCATGAATGCCGAGACCTACGACCAGGTTCAGGTGTCGAAGGACATCGTCGGCAACTCCGCGCCGTATCTGCAGGAGAACATGACCGTCAAGCTCTCGATGCATGATGGCAATCCGATCGCCATCACCCTGCCCCAGCGCACCACGCTGGAGGTCGTCGAGACCGAGCCTGTGACCAAGGGGCAGACCGCGTCGTCGTCCTACAAGCCGGCTATCCTGTCCAACGGCGTGCGGACCGCGGTGCCGCCGCATATCGGCATCGGCACCCGCATCGTGGTGATGACCGAGGACGGCTCCTACGTCGAGCGCGCCAAGGACTAA
- the epmA gene encoding EF-P lysine aminoacylase EpmA encodes MTQRANGSPWWAPARHADRRGFLAARAAVARDLRALFAAAGFTEVETAILQVSPGNEIHLHAPSTQVTDAAGARFTRYLRTSPEFACKKLLAAGEQRIVEFARVFRDREAGDLHLPEFTMLEWYRAGEGLEAVIADTLAVVLAAARATAITTFNFRGRSADPFAAPERLTVADAFARHAAVDLLSTISAGEGDRDRLAGLAAPLIKVAADDTWSDIFSKLLVTFVEPQLGNGRITVLSDYPAPEAALARLSRNDARVAERFELYACGVELANGFAELTDAAEQRRRFAEAMDEKERRYGERYPIDDDFIAAVAEMPEASGVALGFDRLVMLAAGARRIDDVVWTPGARS; translated from the coding sequence ATGACTCAAAGAGCTAACGGGTCTCCCTGGTGGGCCCCCGCCCGCCATGCGGACCGTCGCGGGTTCCTCGCCGCCCGCGCCGCCGTTGCCCGCGACCTGCGGGCGTTGTTTGCCGCCGCCGGCTTTACCGAGGTGGAGACCGCGATCCTGCAGGTCTCGCCCGGTAACGAGATCCATCTGCACGCGCCCTCGACGCAGGTGACCGACGCCGCCGGGGCGCGGTTCACTCGTTACCTGCGCACCTCGCCGGAATTCGCCTGCAAGAAGCTGCTGGCGGCCGGGGAGCAGCGCATCGTCGAGTTCGCCCGGGTGTTCCGCGATCGCGAGGCCGGCGACCTGCATCTGCCGGAATTTACCATGTTGGAATGGTACCGGGCCGGCGAGGGGCTCGAGGCGGTGATCGCGGACACCCTCGCCGTGGTCTTGGCCGCGGCCCGGGCAACCGCGATAACCACCTTCAATTTCCGCGGACGCAGCGCAGATCCCTTTGCCGCGCCGGAGCGGCTGACCGTCGCCGATGCCTTCGCCCGTCACGCCGCTGTGGACCTGTTGTCCACGATCAGCGCCGGAGAGGGGGATCGCGACCGGCTCGCCGGCCTCGCGGCGCCGTTGATCAAGGTCGCCGCCGACGACACCTGGTCGGACATCTTCAGCAAGCTGCTGGTGACGTTTGTCGAGCCGCAGCTCGGCAACGGCCGCATCACGGTGTTGTCCGACTACCCGGCACCGGAAGCGGCGTTGGCGCGGCTGAGCCGCAACGATGCGCGCGTCGCCGAGCGCTTCGAGCTGTATGCCTGCGGCGTCGAACTCGCCAATGGCTTCGCCGAACTGACCGACGCCGCCGAGCAGCGACGACGCTTTGCCGAGGCCATGGACGAGAAGGAGCGCCGCTACGGCGAGCGCTACCCGATCGACGATGATTTCATCGCGGCGGTGGCGGAGATGCCCGAGGCGAGCGGGGTCGCGCTCGGCTTCGATCGCCTGGTGATGCTCGCTGCCGGCGCCCGCCGCATCGACGACGTGGTGTGGACGCCGGGAGCGCGATCATGA
- a CDS encoding lysine-2,3-aminomutase-like protein produces the protein MSDGRPRPAVTLRSAADLIAHGLAPAGAAAEIVAVAARYAVAVTPAVAALIDPGDSQDPIARQYLPSRDELIPSADESADPIGDHPHSPVPGVVHRYPDRVLLKLVHVCAVYCRFCFRREMVGPGKEQALSPEAIEMALDYVRAHPEIWEVILTGGDPLMLAPRRLGEIIGRLAAIDHVKVVRLHSRVPVADPARVTPELVAALRSEGATSWLALHANHPREFSAEARAACARIVDAGIPMVSQSVLLRGVNDDVATLTALMRSFVECRIKPYYLHHGDLAPGTAHLRTTLQAGESLMRALRGRVSGLCQPDYVLDIPGGYGKVPVGPRYLSRQNGRTRVLDYCGDVHAYPPDETLP, from the coding sequence ATGAGCGATGGCCGGCCAAGGCCCGCGGTGACGCTGCGCAGCGCCGCCGATCTCATCGCCCATGGACTGGCGCCGGCCGGTGCCGCCGCCGAGATCGTGGCCGTGGCGGCGCGTTATGCCGTGGCGGTGACGCCGGCGGTGGCGGCACTGATCGATCCCGGCGATTCGCAGGATCCGATCGCACGTCAGTATCTGCCGAGCCGCGACGAACTGATCCCGTCGGCCGACGAGAGCGCCGATCCGATCGGCGACCATCCCCATTCGCCGGTGCCGGGCGTGGTCCACCGCTATCCCGACCGCGTGCTGCTCAAGCTCGTCCATGTCTGCGCGGTCTATTGCCGCTTCTGCTTCCGCCGCGAGATGGTCGGCCCGGGCAAGGAGCAGGCGCTGTCGCCGGAGGCGATCGAGATGGCGCTCGACTATGTCCGCGCCCACCCCGAGATCTGGGAGGTGATCCTCACCGGCGGCGATCCCCTGATGCTGGCGCCGCGCCGGCTCGGCGAGATCATCGGTCGCCTCGCCGCCATCGACCACGTCAAGGTTGTCCGCCTGCATAGCCGCGTGCCGGTCGCCGATCCGGCGCGGGTCACGCCCGAACTGGTGGCGGCGCTCCGTAGCGAGGGCGCCACGAGCTGGCTCGCCCTGCACGCCAATCACCCCCGCGAATTCAGCGCGGAGGCCCGTGCCGCCTGCGCCCGGATCGTCGACGCCGGTATTCCCATGGTCAGCCAGTCGGTCCTGCTGCGCGGCGTCAATGACGATGTCGCGACGCTGACCGCATTGATGCGCAGCTTCGTCGAATGCCGCATCAAGCCCTATTACCTGCATCACGGCGATCTCGCCCCCGGCACCGCCCACCTGCGCACCACGCTTCAAGCCGGCGAGAGCCTGATGCGTGCGCTGCGCGGCCGGGTCTCCGGCCTGTGCCAGCCGGATTATGTCCTGGACATTCCCGGCGGCTACGGAAAGGTCCCGGTCGGACCGCGTTATCTGTCGCGCCAGAACGGACGAACCCGCGTGCTGGATTATTGCGGCGACGTCCACGCCTATCCGCCGGACGAAACCTTGCCCTAA